GAGATAAGCGTGTGGGTCCGTGCTCGGGAGATCCTTTCCGGCCTCGGACCAATCCCAGCTCAGCTTCGTGCCCTCGGTCACGGACATCGACGGGATGTGGCAGGCCTGGCAGGCGACCCGGGCGGTGTGTCGGTTGAGCTGGCTATCGTGATGAGGCTGCGCCGCGTGGCAGTCGCCGCAGCTGACCTGGTGGGCGCTCTCGACGCTGACCGACATCGCGCGTCCGCGCAGCCGATGGTTCTGGGTGCGGTGGCAGTCGACGCACTGCAACTCCAAGCGACCCATATGCACATCGACCCCTTCGCTGGGAAAGAGCAGGCTGCGGTCCATGTCGCCGTGCTTGACCGCGTCGCCGCCGCCGCCCATGAAGTGGCAGGCACCGCAGTTGGCGCGTCGCGGCCGGCCCACCGAGCGCGCCACCGCCAGCAGATCGACGCTCGGATCGGGCAAGCCGGCGCCCTTTGCCTGCTTGCTGTAGGTGCCGCTCTGGTCGTGACAGACGAGGCAATCGACCAGGCTCGGGTTGTTGAAGTCGAAGTCCGGTCCGTTCCAGCCGAAGCCGGCATGGCAGCTCGTGCAGGCGCCCCAGTTGGAGCTGATGCCGATGCAGAAGTTGTTGATCGCGTTCTTCTTGCCGATGCGATGCAGGCCCCGATGCCCGGGAACCGAGACCGGGTCGCCCTGCCAGGTCCAGTGCACCGTGCTCATCAGCTCGCGCGCCGCCCTCGGGTGGCACTCGAGGCAGGCGCGCGTCACCGCCGGCCCGTCCCGAAAGGGCGTGTCGAAAAACGTGCTGTGACTGACGGGCGGCGGCCGCAGCGGCAGTTGTGCGAGCCCAAGGCCAGCGGTTGGGTTGCGCTCGCAGCCGGCGGCGTAGCAGACGAAGCAGGCGGCGCCGACCACGAGCGCGCCCGCGCGAAAGGAACGCGGGCGGCCATCGCGTCGCGCGAGCTCGCCGCGCCGAGTACGGGTGCTCTTCACGATCAGCCCATGCGGGTCCACGTTGGGCGCTGCCTACGATCAGCCCTCGGTCTCGTTCGGTCGCTCGACGCGCACGGCCTTCGGTTTCCCGAGGCGCGAGACTCCGACGCGCACCCGCACCGGGTCGCCGACCTTGGGCTCGTAGGTGCAATTGAAGGCATCGAAGGGGATCTGGCGACCATCCTCGAGCTCGACGGTGCCAAAGCCCTGTTCGCGGGCGAAGCTGAGCACCTTTCCGGGAAATAGCTCATCAGACACGAAGCACCTCCGTCGGCTGAGGAGGAGGGGATCCGCACCCACGCCTCCCCAGCAAAGCACCTGAGGCAGTACGCCTCCGCATTCCATTCATACCTGCAAGGTCCGCGCGCCACAACTCCGCCGCGCGCCCTCTGCCGGGAGCCCGCCGCAGATCGTGCCCGACCCCAACGACGGGGCCGGCCAAGGCGCGGTGCCCTGTTCGTCACCGTCCAAGGGGGGGAAGAGGGCCTCAGGTAACTCGGGCGCGAGTGGCCGCAGCTCAGGCCTTCAGCCGCCAGCCGGTCTTGAAGATCCACCACACCGCGGTGAGGCACGCGCCGAGGAAGCCGAGGATCGCCACGAGGCTGATCCCGATGCGCACGTCAGAGATGCCGTAGAAGCTCCAGCGGAACCCGCTGATCAGATAAACCACGGGATTGAAGAGCGTCACCTTCCTCCACAGCGGGGGCAGCATGTTGATCGAATAGAACGCGCCACCAAGGAAGGTCAGCGGGGTAATCACCATCAGCGGCATGACCTGGAGCTGCTGGAAGTTCTCCGCCCAGAGGCCAACAATGAAGCCCAGGAGGCTGAACGAGATCGCCGTCAGCAGCAGGAACGCGATCATCCAGAGTGGGTGGGCGAGCTCGTAGGGCACGAAGACGCGCGGTGAGCAGGATCAGGGTGCCCAGGATGACCGACTTGGTGGCTGCGGCGCCCACGTAGCCGAGCACGACCTCGACGAAGGAGACCGGAGCGGAGAGGAGCTCGTAGATGGTGCCCGACCATTTGGGCAGGTAGATGCCGAAGGACGCGTTCGAGATGCTCTCGCCGAGCAGCGAGAGCATGACCAGGCCTGGAATGATGAAGGCGGCATAGCTGACGCCGTCGATCGCGCCGACCCTCGATCCAATGGCCCCGCCGAAGACCACGAAGTAGAGCGCCGTCGAGAGCACCGGCGACGCAATGCTCTGCATCAGCGTGCGAAAGGTGCGCGCCATCTCGAAGCGGTAGATCGCGCGGATGCCGTACCAATTCATGCTGGCTGCTCCGCCGGCTCGTGCACGAGGCTGACGAAGATGTCCTGAAGCGAACTCTGGCTGGTATGGAGGTCTTTGAAGTCGATGTCGAGCGCGCGCAGTCGCTCCAGCAGCGAGGCGATGCCCGTCTCCTCTCGTTGCGCGTCGAAAGCATAGACCAGCGCGCGATTGGCATCGGCGAGCTCGAGCGCGAAGTCCGAGAGCTCGGCCGGGAGCTGGTCGAGCGGCGCTCGCAGGGTCAGCTTGAGTTGCTTCTTGCCGAGCTTGGCCATCAGCGTGTTCTTGTCCTCGACGAGGATCAGCTCGCCCTTGTGGATCACGCCGATGCGGTCAGCCATCGCTTCGGCCTCCTCGATATAGTGCGTCGTCAGGATGATCGTGACGCCCTGTTCTCGGAGGCGGCCCACCATCGTCCACATGTCGCGTCGTAGGTTGACGTCGACGCCGGCCGTCGGCTCATCGAGAAACAGGATTCGCGGCTCGTGGGCCAGGGCCTTGGCGATCAAGACCCGTCGCTTCATGCCACCCGACAGCGTCATGATCTTGCTGTCTCTCTTTTCCCACAGCGAGAGCTCCCGCAGCACCCGCTCGAGGTAGGCGGGGTCCGGGGCCTTGCCGAAGAGGCCGCGGCTGAAGTTGACCGTGGCCCAGACGTTCTCGAACGCGTCGGTCGAGAGCTCTTGCGGCACCAGGCCAAGCTTGGAGCGCGCGGCCCGGAAGTCGCGGATGATGTCGTGGCCGTCCGCGTTGACCGTGCCGCTGCTAGGGTTGACGATGCCGCAGACGATGCTGATCAGCGTCGTCTTGCCAGCGCCGTTTGGGCCCAGCAGCGCAAAGATCTCCCCACGCCGAATCTCGAGGTCGAGCGCCTTCAGCGCGCGGAAGCCGGACGCGTAGGTCTTGCTCAGCTGACGAATGCAAACGATCGGATCCACGCGAGCTCCGGCGGCAAGGGCGCAGCGTAGGGGAGGCATAGCCCCGGACGCTGGCGAAGGCGAGCGCTCGCGCCGATCGCGCCGAGCGCGCCGAGCGCGCCGAGCGGCTGGTGCGTCAGGGCCAGAGCGCTGGGACCGGGTCAGGCAAATACCTGGCGGAGGAGGAGGGATTCGAACCCCCGGTGAGTTGCCCCACAACGGTTTTCAAGACCGCCGCCTTCGACCACTCGGCCACTCCCCCGCGGGGGGCTGATTGTGCCGGTCTCCGCGGCTGGCAGCAAGCCTGCCGTGCGCTTGAGCTCGCTCCCTTCGCTCAGCGGCGATCCTCGAGCAGGACGTGCATCGAGCGATGCAGCACCTCCTCCAGTCCATCGAGGTCGGTGCCGTAGCGGCCGCGGATCCAACCCTGCTGATCCACCAGCACCAGGCCCGCGCTATGGGCGATGTCGATCAACCCGCTGCCCTCTGGCACCGGCTGGCCCATGTGGGTCTGGAAGCCAGTGCCGACGAGCGAGCGGATGGCCTGCTCGGTGCCGGTGAGGAAGGTCCAGCGGCTCGCGTCGGCGCCGTAGCGCGCGGCGTAGGCCCGGAGGCGCTCGGGCCTGTCGTGCTCGGGATCGACCGAGATGCTGACCAGGCGCACGTCGACGGCATAGCGATCGTACTGCTGCTGCAGCCGATGAAGGGCTTGCATGAGCTTGGGGCAGACGGAGGGGCAGCGCGTGAAGAAGAAGCTGGCGACGTAAACGTGTCCACGCAGCGCGCTGCTGCCGAAGCGCCGACCTTGCTGATCCAGTAGCGTGAAGGCCGGGAGCTGAGCCAGGCGCGGCGGTGGCGGGGGCACGCGTCGCAGCAGCGGGCGCAGCGCCGGCAAGGTGAGCAGAGCGATGACGGCCGCCCAGAGCCAGGGGTTGCGGTACCACGGGGCGCGATGCGCGGGGTCGAGCGTAGGGGTCGACGGGTTCGCGGCTGAGGTCGGCGCCGTCGCCGCGGGCGCTGGGATCATGTCTGGGACCCCGCCGGGCGGCGCCCGGTGGCCCAGACGGCCCAGGCCAGCCCCGCGATGGTCATCCCGCCGAGCACGAGGCAGCTCGTGAGCAGGCCGATCGGCGAGCCGACGCCGCCGAGGGTCAGCCGCACCGCGGCGACGATATAGGTCAGCGGATTGAGGCGCATCACCACCCCGAGCCAACCGTCGGGCACGGGAAACATCGCGCCCGAGATCACCCAGAGTGGGAGGAGCACGACGCTCATCAGCGCGTGATAGCCCTGCGACGAGTTGAGCAGCCAGGCCATCGCGAAGTTGATCGCCGTCAGCCCGGCACTGCCGAGGACGAGGACCGCGGCCAGCGGCAGCCAGCGCACCTCTGCCCACGGATAACCGGCGAGCGGCGCCAGCAGCAGCAGCAGCGCGGCCTGGATCAGCGCCAGCGAGGTGACGCCGGCGGTCTTGCCCAGGACCGTCGCGGCGCGCGATCCGGGCGCGACGAGCACGCCCTGCAAGAAGCCGGACTGGCGATCTTCGATGACCGAGATGGTCGCGAAGATCGTCGTGAAGAGCAGCACCATGACGATCGTGCCGGGGAAGAAATAGACCAAGTAGCTTGCGCCACCATGCTGGGGCGCGCGGAAGCTGCCCGAGAGGCCGCTGCCGAGCAGGAGCCAGAAGAGCAGCGGTTGCAGCACTACCCCGAGCCAGCGCGAGCGCTCGCGCAGCAGGTGCAGCATGTCACGCCGCCACAGCGTGCTGATCACGCTGAGCTCCTCCGCGAGGCAGCTCCGCGCCTCGGGGCTGGCGCCGCTCGGGGCGAGGGCGCTCGTCATGCCGGCCGCGGATGGTTGACTCGTTGCTTGCTCAGACATGTCTCCCCCCAACTAGGCCGCCCTTATAGCGCGCTCGCCGCCACCTGTGCACCTGCGCCTCGGGGCGGCATAGGCTAGAGTCCGCGCCGTGGAACTCGTCGTCACCGGCCCCATCAAGCTCGAAGCCGTGCTCGCAGCCGAGCTGCGCGCCTTCGGCGCGAGCAGCGTCCGCGAGCTCGAGGGCGCAGTGGCGGCGACGGGTGGGCTCGAGCTGGCCTACCGCGCCTGTCTCTGGTCACGCGTGGCCAGCCGCGTGCTCGTGCCCGTGGCGCGCTATCGCGCCGAGAACGCCGAGGCGATCTATCAGGGCGCGCGGCGGGTGCCGTGGGTCGAGCACCTCTCGGTCGACGCCACGCTCGCGCTCGATGTCGACGGCAATACCGCCACGAACGTCGATAACACGCGCTTCGCGATGCTGCGGGTCAAGGACGCGATCGTCGACGAGCTGCGCCAGCGCACGGGGCGACGTCCGACGATCGATGCGCGCGACGCTGCCCTGCGGGTTCACGTCTACCTGCGCGGCGACGAGGTCCAGCTCGGCATCGACCTGGCGGGGCGAGGGCTGCACCGGCGCGGCTATCGGGAGTCCGTCGCTGCACCGCTGAAGGAGAACGTCGCTGCGGCGCTCTTGCTCTTGGCCGAGTGGCCGGCGCTGGCAGCCGAGGGCGGCTGGCTGGTCGATCCGATGACGGGGTCGGCGACGCTGCCGATCGAGGCGGCGCTGATGGCCTGCGATGTGGCACCGGGGCTGCTCAGTCAGCCGCGGGGCTTCCTCGCCTGGCGTGGCCACGACCCTGCCCTCTGGCAGCGCCTGCAGCGCGAAGCGCGGGGGCGCGACCTGCGCGAGCGCCTGCGCGGCGATGGACGCGGGCGGCGTTGGAGATTGACGGGCCTCGACCGCGATCCCGGCGCGCTGCGCGCCGCACGCCGCGCTGTCGAGAGCGCTGGCCTGCAGCAGCTGGTGCACCTCGAGCGACGGGGGGTCGATGAACTCGCGACCTGGCCGGCAGGGGAGGCGAGCGGTCGCGCGACGCTGCTGGTCTGCAACCCGCCCTATGGGGAGCGACTGGGTGAGGCGGCGGCGCTCAAGGGACTCTACCTGGCCTTCAGTCGGCTCTTGCACCAACGCTTCTCCGGCGCCACCGCCTGGGTCCTGAGCAGTGATGCCAAGCTCACACGCTGCCTCGGGCTGAAGGCGACGCGCAGCCAACCGGTGAGCAACGGCGGAATTGCCTGCCGTTGGCTGTGCTACCCGATCGCCCGGTCGCCTGCGCCTGCCGCGACACTCGCGCCCTCGGCGCTGTCCGCGCCAGCGGAGACGCCGACGCCCGCCGACGCGCCTGCGCCGCGCGCCCTGGGGGAAGCGGGCGGACCGACCTTGCTGCGCCTGGCGCATAGCGCCCAGGCGGAGGCCTTCGCCAACCGCTTGCGCAAGATGGCACGCCACTGGCGGCGCTGGGCGAAGCGCAGCGGGGTGCAATGCTATCGCGTCTACGACGCCGACATCCCCGAGTATGCAGCGGTCATCGACGTCTACGAGCAGTGGGTGCATCTGCAGGAGTACGCACCGCCGGCGACGGTCTCGCCGGAGCGAGCCGAGGAGCGGCTGCACGACATGGCGCTGCTGACGGCGGAGGTGCTGCAAGTCGGCGCCCAGGATCTCTTCGTCAAGGTGCGGGAGCGCCAGCGTGGGGGCGGTCAGTACACGCGACTGGCGCGCAGTGGAGCGTTCCACGTCGTGCGCGAGGGCGGCCACAGATTCTGGGTCAACCTGGCCGATCGGCTCGACACGGGGCTCTTCCTCGATCAGCGGCAGGTGCGCGCGTTGGTTGCGCAGGAGAGCGCCGGCAAGCGCGTGCTCAACGCCTTCTGCTACACGGCGGCGACGACGGTCTATGCGGCCAAGGGCGGCGCAGTGGAGTCCGTGTCGGTCGACCTCTCAGCGACCTATCTCGATTGGGCCCGACGCAACTTCGTGCTCAATGGCGTCGACGAGGGGCGGCATCGCCTCGAGCGCGCTGACTGTCGCGAGTGGCTGGCACACGATCGTCAGCGCTACGATCTGATCTACCTCGACCCACCGACCTTCTCGCGCTCGAAACGGATGAGCGGGGATTTCGATGTTCAGCGCGACCAGCTGCCGCTGATCGCCGCGGCGCGTGCCCGGCTGGCGCCGGGTGACGTGCTGATCTTCGCGACCAACGCGCGTCGCTTCCGCCTGGAACCCGAGGCCGTCGCCGGCGCCGATTGTCGCGAGCTCACGGCCGCCACGCTGCCGCCTGACTTCGCGCGCAGCCCGCGACTGCGCCAGGTGTGGCGCATCGGACCGGCCCGCTGAGCGCCGCGCGCGGGACGCGATCGGGGCGCTTCGTCAGCGGGATGGCGGGTCGCCTGGCAGCGCGCGCTCGCCGAGCAAGGCCCCGTAGCCCTCGCGAAAGGTCGGATAGCGGAGCGCGTAGCCTGAGGCGAGCAGTCGGCGATTGCTGCAGCGCTTGTTTTGGCCGCTGCTATGGGCCGTCTCCGAGGGGGTCGCTTCGCTCGTCGGTGGCGATGCAACGCCGAGCTGCTTTGCGATCCACGCCAGCACCTCATTCTGCGGTGCTGGGTCGCTGTCCGTGCCGAGATAGAGCGGCTGTGGGTCGGCGAGCGTCAGCAGATGCGCGAGCAAGCCCGCGCAGTCATCGCGGTGAATCCGGTTGGTGAAGCTCGGTGGGCCCCCGTGAAGGCGCGCGGCGCCGCTGCGGACCTGATCGACCAGCCGCGTGCGTCCCGGGCCGTAAATGCCAGTCAGTCGCACGGTCGTGCCCGGGAAGGACGCGTTGGCCAGCAAGGTCTCGCCGGCCAGCAGGTGCCGGCTGGCTGCTCGCGCGGGCTCGGCGGGGCTCTCCTCGTCGACCCACTCGCCCTCGTGCTGCCCGTAGACGCTGGTGCTCGAGACGAAGATCACGCGCCGTGGGCGCTGGCGTTGGGCTCGCAGCGCGTCGAGCAGATGCGCCAAGCCGTCGCGGTAGGTCGCCGCGTAGGCAGCGTCGTCGCCGCGATCCGCCGCGGCGGCGTAGACCACCGCGTCGAGGGCGGGCGGCAGCGCGCCCAGGGTGCTGGGTCGCGCGAGGTCGGCCTGCAGAGGTTGGATACCCGCGGGTAGGGCGGCGGGCTGGCGGCGCAGGCCCCAGACCTGATGGCCCGCGGCGGCGAGGCGGCAGCCGAGCTCGGTGCCGACATAGCCGCAGCCAGCGATCAGCACCCGCCAGCAGGCGCTTGGGCTGTAGCGTGTGCCGGTCTCAGGCATGGGATTGGCCGTCGCTGGGGTCGAGCTCGATCTGCAAGGCCAGCTCCTCGCCGAGGCGCTCGAGCTGCACCGCGAGCGTCTCCACCGCCGCGTCCGCGGGCAGCTCCACCTCGGCATCCAGGTTGAAGACCGGCGTCCCGCTGAAGGCCGCATGGGTGAGGCGCGACTCGAGCGAGGCGATGTTGGCGCCATGCCCGGCGATGAGATCGCCGATGCGGTGGACGATGCCGGGCTGGTCCGCGCCGGCCAGCCGCACGCGATAGCGGCGTCGCGGGAGGGCGGTCGCTACGGCCCGCGTATCCTTGAGGGCGATGCGGAACTCGAGCTTCTCGGCCAGCGCTGCGGTGGCCTGCTCGGCTCGCAGGACAGCCTCGGCGGCGCCGCTGAAGAGCAGGATCAAGGCGAACTCCCCCGCCAAGACCGCCATGCGGCTGTCCTCGAGGTTGCAGCCGGCGGCGTGGATCGCGCCGGAGAAGGCCTTGACGATGCCCGGGCGGTCGGAGCCCACGGCGGTGAGGACGACGTGACGCTGGTTCATCTCTTGCCTCGCGCCGCCACTCTGCCAAATTCCACGGCTGCTGGCGAGCCGGGGAGGGCGGTGCGGGCGAGCGCGGCCGCTCACGCGCACTGGCTCGCCTGCGGCGGCTTGGTGTAAGCAAGGGACGAGTCTTGCTGTCGTCTACTGGCGCGTTGCAGGCGCGCTCGGCGCGCGCGAGGAGCGGGTGAGGGACATGGTTGGGAGTGAGCGGCGGCCGATGGTGATCGCGATCGCGGGTGGCACCGGTTCGGGCAAGACGACGGTAGCCCGCGAGCTGGCGGCGGCCTTGCCGGCAGGGAGCGCGGTGATCCTGGATCACGATGCGTACTATCGCGATCAGCGGACGCTGCCCCTGGCCGAGCGCGCCCAGCTCAACTTCGATCATCCCGATGCGCTGGAGACAGAGCTCCTGGTGACCCACGTCGAGACGCTGCGGCAGCGTCAGCCGGCGGAGCTGCCGGTCTACGACTTCAAGACCCATCGCCGGCGCGCGGAGACGCGCCGCGTCGAACCGGCGGCCGTGGTGATCGTCGAGGGCATCCTCGTGCTGGCGCACGAAGCGCTCCGCGCCCTCTGCGACCTCAAGGTCTTCGTCGACACCGATGCCGACCTCCGCGTGATGCGGCGCGTGCGGCGCGACATGGAGGAGCGCGGGCGCAGCTTCGCGAGCATTCGCGAGCAGTACTATGGCACCGTGCGCCCGATGCATTTGCAGTTCGTCGAGCCCTCCAAGCGCTGGGCGGATCTGATCATTCCCGAGGGCGGTCGCAACGCCGTCGCGCTCGACACGATCGTCGGCAAGCTGCTACATGTCCTCGGCGGATGAGCCCCCCGCGCGCTGGCCTCGGCGCCAGCGGCGGCGAGGGATGATGCGAGCGCGATGGATGCCAGCGAGCGCGATGGATGCCAGCGAGCGCGATGGATGCCAGCGAGCGCGATGGATGATGCGGCAGAGCAGCAGTAGGGGCGGTTAGCTCAGCGGTAGAGCGCCTGGTTTACACCCAGGTGGTCGGGGGTTCGAACCCCTCACCGCCCACCAGCAGCGGTGCCCCAGCAGTGGTGCCGCCAGTGGCGGCGCAGCGGCGCGCGCTGCGCGGACGCGCGTGTCCTGCCGCCAACGGTGTCCTGCTAGGAACCGAAGGCAAAGCGCAAATAGCCCAGCGCCTGGAAATCCCAGCCGGCCGAGTTCAGGTCGGTCTCGGTCGGATCGTCGTCTGCCCCGCCGAAGAAGTAGTGGTAGCCGAGCTGCGGCGTCACGCCGAGCGAGAGGACGCGCCAGAAAGAATAGCGTAGACCGATCCCGCCGCGTCCCCCCACGCCGCGCGTATTGACGCGTTGGCTGTCGACCAGCTTGCCGTCGAAATCGTGCGTCTGGGCCTCGAGCGAGCCGAGATAGAAGGTGCCGACCAGGCGCATCACGACGCTGAGCCCGTGGCCGATATCGATCGAGCCATCACCGCCGAGGTTGAGCCCGATCAGATGCGCGTCGGCATCGCCGTCGAAGAAGCGCAGGTAGTCGAGATAGGCGCTGATGAAGAGCAGTCGCGCACCGACCTCGAAGCCTCCGGCCGGGCCTCCGGCCCAGCGGTAGAAGTCGCGGCCGGTCTTCCCATTGCCAGTGGCGGCGCCGACGAGGCCCGAGCCCCAGAACTCGAGCACGCGCGCCCCCGCGACGCTGGGTGCGATCAAGAGCATGCCCGCGAGGAGCGCGGCGCAGGCCGTCCGCGAGCGGCGATCGAGGCAAGCAGTGCTGCACGGGCGGTGTTTCATGTCAGTCGACCTCCAAGCAAAGCCGTGATCCGCGCCGCGTCGAACCCCTCGATCAGGGTGCCACCGACGTCGAGCACGGGCACGCCCGACGGCGAGATGCCTTGGCGCTGGGCCTTGGTCATCAGCTCAGCGCTGGCCGCGGGGTCGCGCTCGATGTCACGTTCGACAAAAGCCACGCCATGCGCCGTCAGCCAGGCGCGAGCCGCGCGGCAGGCGGGGCACCACGAGGTCGCGTAGAGCACGACGCGAGGCTTGCTCGGAGGCTTGCCCGGCGCCGGCGTGCCCGTGGCCGCGCTGCCGGTCGTCGGCGTGCCCGTGGCCTCGGCGCCGCCGAGCGCCCGCCGCGGCGCGAGCTGCTCGAAGGTCGCCCGTGGCAGCACGACATAGGGATAGCTGGCGTCGGCTCGCGCGGCGCGAAGATCGGCGACGTAGACGAGTTGATGGTCCTGGCGCTGACCTGGGCGCAGCGCCAGATCGACGACGCGGACCCAGTCTCGGCTGGCCACGGGAACGTCGGCCAGCCGGGTCGTCGACGCGAAGGCACCCTGCGCCGCGGCGAAATAGGTGAACAGCAGCTTGCGATCGGCCTTGATTGCCAAGCGCGGCAGGGATGAGGCCTGCGGCGCCGTGGCTGGGGCGGGCGGGGTTGGCTCCCGGCAGCCGACCAGCGCCGCGAGCATGCTCAGGGCTAGGGGCAGCCCGAAGCCGACCTGTCGGTGGGCCGTGAGGGCGATAGGCATAGCGGCGAGCTTATAGCACCGGCGACCTCAGCGCACCTGCCGTAGCAGCGCCAGCAGGCGGCTGGGATCGAGTCCCTCGCCGCCGCGCGCCGCCTCGTGGCCGTCGCTGCCGAGCAGGACGAGCTGCGGCAGCTCGTGGGCGCGGTACTTGGCTTGCAGCGCGCGGTCGAGGGCGGTGTCGCGTGAGACGTCGACCTTCAGCAGCACGAAGCGGCTGAGCGCGCGTCGCACGGCCGGATGCGTGAGTACGCGGCTCTCCAGCAGCCGGCAGGGGCGACACCACGAGGCCGAGAAGTCGATCAATATCGGTCGCCGGCGGCGCGTGGCCTGCGTCAGCGCGGCGCTCTCGTCGTGCAACCAGGGCAGCTTGACGGGTGGTGTCAGCACGAAGTTCAAGAGGCCCAGCAGCGCCAGACTCGCCAGCAGGATGCCGGTGGTCTTGCGCACCACGCGCCAGAGCGGCGCCGCGCGGAACTCGCGCTGGAGCTGGGCCAGGAGCAGGCCGCCCAGAGCGAGGGCTGCGTTGAAGGCGGCGAAGTGCCACGCGCTCGAGGTGTAGCGCGCCAGCGGGGTGACGAGGTCCTGCAGGTAGTAGAGCGCCGTCGTGACCAGGGCCACGCCGAAGATCCCGCTGACGAAACGCATCCAGGGGCCGGCCTTCGGGAGACTGACGGCGAAGGTCGCGAGCAACCAGAAGAGCACGCCGATGCCGCTGGCATAGCTGAAGAGCAGACTGGCGCCGAGGGCGACGTTGCGGGTGCTGGCGACGTAGGCCAGCAGGCCAGCGAGCACCGGGCCGGTGCAGGGCGCGATGATCACACCGCCGACCAACCCCATGGCGAAGGCGCCACGCTTGCCCCGTCCTCCGACCAACGCCATGCGACTCGTCAGCCAGTGCGGCAGGTGGATCTCCCAGAGGCCAAACATCGACGCGGCGAGCGCCAGCAGCAGCGCGCAGAGCGGCAGCACCACCCAGGGCGACGCCAGCAGACTGCCGGCCGCCCAGCCGCCGAGGGCAGCCAGCACGCCCATGGTCGTATACATCGCCGCGATGCCCATCACGTAGCAGGTGGCCAACCAGAAGGCCGCCCGGCGCGTCGGCGCGCGGCGCGCGCCAAAGATGCTGACGGTGATCGGTATCATCGGGTAGACGCAGGGCGTCAGGCTCGTCGCCACGCCGGCGCCGAAGACGCTGAGCAGCGCCCAGCCGGTGCCCCGCGCCAGGGCTTCTTCGAAGGAACCCATCGGCGCTACTCGCTCGCGCCGGCCAGGCGGTAGACGGCGACCTGCTTCGGCGCCAGCGCCAGGCGTGTCTGGCCCGCGTGCAGCGCCGGCGCGCCGATGGTCAGCGCGCCGCCGCCGGGGCTGTCGATCAGCGGCGCGCGCGCCTCCCAGCTCCGATTGAGCACCCACAGCAGGGGAGCTCCGTCCGTGGTTTCCACCTCGCGCAGCTGTACCAACGGGTCGCTGGAGCGCAGCGTCGGCTGGAGCCCCGCGGCGGCCGCCAGCAGGCCGTAGAGCGCTTCGCTCTGGTCCCGCGCGTTGATGTCGGACTGCTCGGCCAGGTAGTACTCGAGCGGACAGTGCAGCAGCAGCATTTGGCCTGCGCCGTGGCGCTTTCGCGTCAGCGCCGGCCGACCCCGCTGGTCGTGGGCGAGCACCACCGTGCCATGGCCGGAGAGCGGCTCGATCGGCAACACGGCCCGCGGATAGGGCCGCGCGCCGACCTTGGTCGCGAGCGCCAGCGCGAGGCCGTCGCCGCGCAGCAGGAGCTCGTCGTCGGGCAGGTCGAAGC
The Pseudomonadota bacterium DNA segment above includes these coding regions:
- a CDS encoding thioredoxin family protein produces the protein MGSFEEALARGTGWALLSVFGAGVATSLTPCVYPMIPITVSIFGARRAPTRRAAFWLATCYVMGIAAMYTTMGVLAALGGWAAGSLLASPWVVLPLCALLLALAASMFGLWEIHLPHWLTSRMALVGGRGKRGAFAMGLVGGVIIAPCTGPVLAGLLAYVASTRNVALGASLLFSYASGIGVLFWLLATFAVSLPKAGPWMRFVSGIFGVALVTTALYYLQDLVTPLARYTSSAWHFAAFNAALALGGLLLAQLQREFRAAPLWRVVRKTTGILLASLALLGLLNFVLTPPVKLPWLHDESAALTQATRRRRPILIDFSASWCRPCRLLESRVLTHPAVRRALSRFVLLKVDVSRDTALDRALQAKYRAHELPQLVLLGSDGHEAARGGEGLDPSRLLALLRQVR